A single genomic interval of Flavihumibacter rivuli harbors:
- a CDS encoding DUF3810 domain-containing protein, whose product MNRKYAGLYLLLGFAFLIKVFSLFPRAVELYYSRGAYPYISRVLRFLFGWIPFSVGDLLYVLAATWLIFYIARLIRKLVKKEADRYFWLRAGMKVMTIWLWIYVVFNLFWGLNYNRQGIARQAGLVLSGYETQELDTLVNTIIDRMNALHPASMAERDPLHHKKTLFHKAADAYRLPPQEADFLRYTGYSVKPSLFSYAGNYMGFTGYYNPFTGEAQVNTTVPVFVQPFTTCHEIGHQLGYAKENEANLAGFLSAKNSASAAFRYSAYFDLYLYAMRDLYLRDSSRYRDVEKRLSAGVRKDLVDLRKFNYEHIGLLEPLIRSLYAQFLRVNQQPSGLLSYNQVVAMVVSYMRRYGKESI is encoded by the coding sequence ATGAACCGAAAGTATGCCGGACTATACCTGTTATTGGGATTCGCCTTCCTTATCAAGGTCTTTTCCCTGTTCCCACGCGCGGTTGAGCTGTATTATTCAAGGGGAGCGTATCCTTATATTTCAAGGGTACTGAGGTTCCTTTTTGGCTGGATTCCTTTCAGCGTGGGGGACCTTCTCTATGTGCTGGCTGCCACCTGGTTGATCTTTTATATCGCCAGGCTGATCCGTAAACTGGTGAAGAAGGAAGCCGACCGGTACTTCTGGCTGCGGGCTGGCATGAAAGTGATGACCATCTGGTTATGGATCTATGTGGTCTTCAACCTTTTTTGGGGACTGAACTACAACCGCCAGGGTATCGCCCGTCAGGCCGGCCTGGTATTGTCAGGCTATGAAACCCAGGAACTGGATACACTGGTCAATACCATCATCGACCGGATGAATGCATTGCATCCTGCATCTATGGCCGAAAGGGACCCCCTGCACCATAAGAAGACCCTGTTCCATAAGGCAGCGGATGCCTACAGGCTTCCGCCCCAGGAGGCTGATTTCCTCCGGTATACCGGCTATTCGGTGAAGCCATCGCTGTTCAGTTATGCCGGTAATTACATGGGATTTACGGGTTACTATAATCCATTTACCGGTGAGGCGCAGGTTAATACCACGGTACCGGTATTTGTTCAGCCTTTTACTACCTGCCACGAGATAGGTCACCAGCTGGGCTATGCGAAAGAGAATGAAGCCAACCTTGCCGGTTTCCTTAGTGCCAAGAACAGTGCAAGTGCGGCTTTCCGATATTCCGCGTACTTTGACCTTTACCTCTATGCCATGCGCGACCTCTACCTGCGTGATTCATCGCGCTACAGGGATGTTGAAAAGCGCTTATCCGCCGGCGTGAGGAAGGACCTGGTGGACCTGCGAAAATTCAATTACGAACACATTGGTTTACTGGAACCCCTCATCAGGAGTTTGTATGCGCAATTTCTCAGGGTGAACCAACAGCCCTCCGGATTGTTGAGTTACAACCAGGTGGTGGCAATGGTAGTGTCCTATATGCGGCGTTATGGGAAGGAAAGTATTTAA
- a CDS encoding TspO/MBR family protein, whose translation MKKLLLSVLVPLIVGATAGYFTSTSVKTWYTTLEKPWFNPPNWLFGPVWTSLYIMMGIACWLVWSSNAGQELKRKALLLFGVQLMANFLWSFIFFYFHQVGLAFMEIIILWLLILLCIFSFARVDKRAAWLMVPYISWVTFAAILNGTIWMLNR comes from the coding sequence GTGAAGAAATTACTCCTGTCTGTATTGGTTCCATTGATTGTAGGGGCGACTGCCGGTTATTTCACCAGCACTTCAGTCAAGACCTGGTATACCACATTGGAGAAGCCCTGGTTCAATCCCCCTAATTGGCTTTTTGGTCCCGTATGGACCAGCCTTTATATCATGATGGGAATTGCCTGCTGGCTGGTTTGGTCCTCAAATGCAGGCCAGGAACTGAAGCGGAAAGCGCTCCTGTTGTTCGGGGTGCAGCTTATGGCGAATTTCCTCTGGTCCTTCATCTTCTTTTATTTTCACCAGGTTGGCCTCGCTTTTATGGAGATCATTATCCTTTGGCTCCTGATATTGCTTTGCATATTCTCCTTCGCAAGAGTGGATAAGCGGGCTGCCTGGCTGATGGTGCCCTATATCAGTTGGGTCACCTTTGCTGCCATTCTGAACGGTACTATCTGGATGCTGAACAGGTAA
- the dcd gene encoding dCTP deaminase: MILSDKRILEEMEKGTIKIEPYQRESLGSNSYDVHLGKWLATYKEHILDAKKHNQIEYFEIPDEGFVLYPHIFYLGVTAEYTETHAHVPFLEGKSSTGRLGIDIHATAGKGDVGFCGNWTLEISVKQPVKVYKGMPIGQLIYFPVDGEIEVKYNQKSNAKYSGQPDKPIESMMWKNKF; encoded by the coding sequence ATGATCCTGTCGGACAAACGTATCCTGGAAGAAATGGAGAAAGGCACCATCAAGATCGAGCCATACCAGCGGGAATCTTTGGGAAGCAATTCCTATGACGTGCACCTTGGCAAATGGCTGGCTACCTATAAAGAACATATCCTGGATGCCAAAAAGCATAACCAGATCGAATATTTTGAGATCCCCGATGAAGGCTTCGTTCTCTACCCACATATCTTTTACCTGGGTGTAACAGCCGAATACACCGAAACCCATGCGCATGTGCCCTTCCTGGAAGGAAAATCTTCGACCGGCAGGTTGGGTATTGATATCCATGCCACTGCCGGCAAGGGTGATGTTGGCTTTTGTGGAAACTGGACGCTGGAGATCTCTGTTAAACAGCCGGTGAAAGTTTACAAAGGCATGCCGATCGGGCAACTGATCTATTTCCCTGTTGATGGAGAAATTGAGGTAAAGTACAACCAGAAGTCCAATGCCAAGTACAGCGGCCAGCCCGACAAGCCCATCGAAAGCATGATGTGGAAGAACAAGTTCTGA
- a CDS encoding 4'-phosphopantetheinyl transferase family protein, whose amino-acid sequence MALFYQHNINEQTRLAIWRIEEEEAFFLEKVPLKKEVTHPYKRLQHLAGRYLLPLLFNDFPLEEILVADTRKPFLPEEQYHFSISHCGNYAAAIASSRYRVGIDIELVTPRIEKISHKFLTEREKDFLQQWELFDRLQLELTTVLWSAKEAVYKWYGNGQVDFREHMRLNGPINYASNEWMNFPFVFGKDMIKELDIHARIFEPLVLAYTVS is encoded by the coding sequence TTGGCTTTATTTTATCAACATAATATCAACGAGCAAACCAGGCTGGCCATATGGCGGATTGAAGAAGAGGAGGCCTTCTTCCTGGAAAAAGTGCCCTTGAAAAAGGAAGTCACCCATCCTTACAAACGCTTGCAACACCTGGCCGGGCGCTACCTTCTTCCCCTGCTCTTCAATGATTTCCCGCTGGAAGAGATCCTGGTGGCAGATACCCGAAAGCCTTTCCTCCCTGAGGAACAATACCATTTTTCCATTTCCCATTGTGGTAATTACGCTGCAGCCATCGCCAGCAGCCGCTACCGGGTAGGTATTGATATTGAGCTTGTCACACCCAGGATCGAAAAGATATCCCACAAGTTCCTGACGGAGAGGGAGAAGGACTTTCTCCAGCAATGGGAACTCTTCGACAGGTTACAACTTGAACTCACTACCGTTCTTTGGAGTGCCAAGGAGGCGGTTTACAAGTGGTATGGCAATGGCCAGGTAGACTTCCGCGAGCATATGCGCCTTAATGGTCCCATCAATTATGCCTCCAACGAATGGATGAATTTCCCATTTGTCTTCGGAAAGGATATGATCAAGGAACTGGACATTCACGCCAGGATCTTCGAGCCGCTGGTACTTGCCTATACCGTTTCCTGA